Proteins found in one bacterium genomic segment:
- a CDS encoding AglZ/HisF2 family acetamidino modification protein — translation MLYPRIIPCLLVKDKGLVKTVNFRNPKYVGDPINAVRIFNEKEVDELIVLDIDATADNRGPDYNMVENLAAECRMPLCYGGGVTTSEQVQKIIQLGVEKVAISSAAIENPGLVTEAAECMGNQSVVVVLDVKKNSIGDKYEVWTHNGSKNTGKCPSEFAKQMERLGAGEIVMNSIDNDGVMKGYDLTLVDMIRESIRVPLTVLGGAGSLHDMGRLIHKYGAIGVAAGSLFVFKGIYRAVLINYPNRKEKDGLIKENYNIH, via the coding sequence ATGCTATACCCTCGAATTATTCCATGCTTGTTGGTTAAAGATAAGGGGCTTGTCAAGACAGTGAATTTCAGAAATCCGAAATACGTTGGAGATCCTATCAATGCGGTGAGAATATTCAATGAAAAGGAGGTGGATGAACTCATAGTACTTGACATTGATGCAACTGCTGATAACAGAGGGCCTGATTATAATATGGTCGAAAATTTGGCGGCGGAGTGTCGGATGCCACTCTGTTATGGAGGCGGTGTCACGACTAGTGAGCAGGTACAAAAGATTATTCAATTAGGTGTGGAAAAAGTGGCGATAAGTTCTGCGGCAATAGAGAACCCTGGCCTTGTGACGGAAGCAGCCGAATGCATGGGGAATCAGAGCGTGGTAGTCGTATTGGATGTGAAAAAAAATAGTATTGGCGATAAGTATGAGGTCTGGACACACAATGGCAGTAAAAATACCGGGAAATGTCCATCAGAGTTCGCGAAGCAAATGGAAAGACTCGGAGCAGGCGAAATAGTGATGAATTCCATTGACAATGATGGAGTCATGAAAGGATATGATCTCACATTAGTTGATATGATTCGAGAATCGATTCGTGTGCCGCTAACAGTACTTGGTGGCGCCGGGTCGCTTCATGACATGGGGCGGCTAATTCATAAATATGGAGCCATAGGTGTTGCTGCCGGGAGTCTATTCGTATTCAAAGGCATATACAGAGCAGTTCTCATCAATTATCCAAACCGTAAGGAAAAAGATGGATTGATAAAGGAGAATTACAATATTCATTAA
- the wecB gene encoding UDP-N-acetylglucosamine 2-epimerase (non-hydrolyzing) has product MKRMKVMTVVGTRPEIIRLSRVTAALDKYTEHILVHTGQNYDYELNEVFFSDLEIRKPDHFLNAAGANAAETIGNTIIRIDPLLAEVRPEAMLILGDTNSSLAAIPAKRRKIPVFHMEAGNRCFDQRVPEEINRKIVDHIADMNLTYSDIAREYLLREGLPPDRVIKTGSPMFEVLHHYSAKIDASDVLPRLKMHPLDYFVVSAHREENIESDRNFGNLVKILNGLAEKYGKRVIVTTHPRTRNRVNRMGVTFHERVELLKPLGFCDYVHLQKNALAVLSDSGTINEESSILNFPALNLREAHERPEGMEEAAVMMTGLDDGRVFQGLEILAGQKRGAERTLRPVADYSMPNVSDKVVRIILSYTDYVNRNVWKKQI; this is encoded by the coding sequence GTGAAAAGAATGAAGGTCATGACGGTCGTCGGCACCCGTCCCGAGATCATCCGCCTGTCCCGGGTGACGGCGGCGCTCGACAAGTACACCGAACACATCCTGGTCCACACCGGCCAGAATTACGACTACGAACTCAACGAGGTCTTCTTCTCCGACCTTGAGATCCGCAAGCCGGACCATTTCCTCAACGCCGCCGGCGCCAACGCCGCCGAGACGATCGGCAACACCATCATCAGGATCGATCCGTTGCTGGCGGAAGTCCGGCCGGAGGCGATGCTGATCCTCGGCGATACGAACAGCAGCCTGGCGGCCATCCCCGCCAAGCGTCGCAAGATCCCGGTATTTCACATGGAGGCGGGGAACCGGTGCTTCGATCAACGGGTGCCGGAGGAGATCAACCGCAAGATCGTCGACCACATCGCCGACATGAACCTGACCTATAGCGACATCGCTCGCGAGTACCTCCTGCGGGAAGGATTGCCGCCGGACAGGGTGATCAAGACCGGCAGCCCGATGTTCGAGGTGCTGCACCACTATTCCGCAAAGATCGATGCGTCGGACGTTCTGCCGCGGCTCAAGATGCATCCTCTCGATTACTTCGTGGTAAGCGCTCACCGTGAGGAAAACATCGAGTCGGACCGGAACTTCGGCAACCTGGTGAAGATCCTGAACGGGCTGGCGGAAAAATACGGCAAGCGGGTCATCGTCACCACGCATCCGCGAACAAGGAACCGGGTGAACAGGATGGGCGTGACCTTCCATGAACGAGTGGAGTTGCTCAAGCCCCTCGGTTTCTGCGACTACGTCCATTTGCAGAAGAACGCCCTCGCCGTTCTATCCGACAGCGGCACGATCAACGAGGAGTCTTCGATCCTGAATTTCCCGGCGCTGAACCTTCGCGAGGCGCACGAGCGGCCGGAGGGGATGGAAGAGGCGGCCGTCATGATGACCGGACTGGATGACGGGCGGGTGTTCCAGGGGCTGGAGATCCTGGCCGGCCAGAAACGGGGTGCCGAGCGCACCCTCCGGCCCGTGGCGGACTACTCCATGCCGAACGTGTCGGACAAGGTGGTGCGGATCATCCTCAGCTATACGGATTACGTGAACCGGAACGTGTGGAAGAAACAGATCTGA
- a CDS encoding glycosyltransferase family 4 protein has translation MKVLHCCLSCFYIDNYGYQENLLPKQHKADGHEVAILASTQTFIDNKTLGYVDAGSYISESGIPVTRVPYSRFLPSFIMRRLRIYSGVAEAINKFKPEIIFLHDCQFLDIRHIVNYARRNPGVFVYVDGHTDFINSARNWISKYILHKIIYRHCAKMIEPYATKFYGVLPLRCEFFHDVYGIPKEKIELLVLGAEDNKIHMDQRDSIRERICRELGLGKDDFIVVTGGKLDKHKNTIALLDAVIKVDCERLKLVIFGSMTDDVKPTIEGRLDNPNVKYIGWINADKVYEYFTMADLIIFPGLHSVLWEQAVACGVPCVFMDIEGVHHVDTGGNCIFLKEGSTEDIANALKIITTNKDMYEEMKICALRGASKFLYSEIARQSIRDAL, from the coding sequence ATGAAAGTTCTTCATTGCTGTCTTTCGTGCTTCTATATAGATAACTATGGTTATCAGGAAAATTTATTGCCGAAGCAACACAAAGCGGATGGGCATGAGGTTGCCATACTGGCATCAACACAGACCTTTATCGATAACAAGACATTGGGATATGTTGACGCTGGATCCTATATTTCAGAATCAGGTATACCCGTTACAAGAGTTCCATACAGCAGATTCTTGCCTTCTTTTATTATGAGGCGTCTAAGAATATACAGCGGAGTCGCGGAAGCGATAAATAAATTCAAGCCGGAAATAATATTTCTGCATGATTGCCAGTTTCTGGATATAAGGCATATTGTTAATTATGCGAGAAGAAACCCTGGCGTTTTTGTGTATGTCGATGGCCACACGGATTTTATTAATAGTGCAAGAAACTGGATATCAAAATATATATTACACAAAATAATCTATCGACATTGCGCAAAAATGATAGAACCCTACGCGACCAAATTTTACGGTGTGCTTCCGCTTAGATGCGAATTTTTCCATGACGTGTATGGAATACCAAAAGAAAAGATAGAATTGCTTGTTTTGGGCGCGGAAGACAATAAGATACATATGGATCAACGAGATTCGATTCGTGAGCGTATATGCAGAGAATTAGGTTTGGGCAAAGATGATTTCATCGTAGTTACCGGCGGAAAATTGGACAAGCACAAGAATACCATTGCTCTACTTGATGCAGTTATAAAAGTAGATTGCGAAAGGTTAAAACTGGTTATTTTTGGAAGTATGACGGACGATGTAAAGCCAACAATTGAAGGAAGATTGGATAATCCCAACGTTAAATATATTGGGTGGATTAATGCCGACAAAGTGTACGAATATTTCACTATGGCCGATCTTATTATCTTTCCCGGATTGCACTCTGTCCTTTGGGAACAAGCGGTTGCTTGTGGTGTGCCATGTGTGTTCATGGATATTGAAGGGGTCCATCATGTGGACACGGGCGGCAATTGCATATTTTTGAAAGAAGGCAGTACCGAAGATATTGCGAATGCGTTAAAGATAATTACAACAAACAAAGATATGTATGAAGAAATGAAAATATGTGCTTTGCGGGGTGCGAGCAAGTTTTTATACAGTGAAATTGCCAGACAGTCAATTCGTGATGCGTTGTAA
- the hisH gene encoding imidazole glycerol phosphate synthase subunit HisH, producing the protein MIGIIDYGLGNVKAFANVYKLLNIPTVIVKQPGELNNVSKAILPGVGAFDYAMKKLEDSGLKPRLDEIVRTRHVPVLGICVGMQMLARTSEEGALPGLGWIDGEVKKFNPSSAKQSMRVPHMGWNNIKPLKLNELLQGLDIEAKFYFLHSYYFQSHRSEDVIAVTDYCGEFACAVNAGNVYGVQFHPEKSHQWGIRLLKNFAML; encoded by the coding sequence ATGATAGGTATCATTGATTACGGATTGGGGAATGTAAAAGCATTTGCGAATGTTTATAAATTATTAAACATACCAACTGTAATTGTCAAACAACCCGGCGAATTAAATAATGTCAGCAAAGCAATATTGCCGGGTGTTGGCGCCTTCGACTATGCAATGAAGAAGCTTGAGGATTCTGGTCTTAAGCCGCGACTTGATGAAATTGTACGCACACGCCATGTGCCTGTATTGGGTATCTGCGTAGGGATGCAAATGCTTGCTCGTACCAGCGAGGAAGGAGCGCTACCGGGACTTGGGTGGATAGATGGAGAAGTTAAAAAGTTCAATCCTTCTTCTGCAAAGCAATCCATGCGGGTGCCCCATATGGGGTGGAACAATATCAAGCCATTGAAATTAAATGAATTATTACAGGGACTTGATATTGAGGCAAAATTTTATTTTTTGCACTCATATTATTTTCAAAGTCATAGGAGCGAGGATGTTATTGCTGTAACGGATTATTGCGGAGAATTTGCCTGCGCAGTGAATGCCGGGAATGTCTACGGAGTTCAATTCCATCCGGAAAAAAGTCATCAATGGGGCATTCGACTCCTGAAAAATTTTGCGATGCTATAA
- a CDS encoding glycosyltransferase family 4 protein — protein MANVVILSLIFPPDSVSTAQIMGELGVDLQAKGHKVTVLTTIPHFNRDPEAELRQPIRNYWGPVLRRSDFHGISVYHAFIPRKGKSILLRLLGWTGFHLISTIAGMTTISRPDVIIAPSPPLTVGLSAWILGKFHGAPFIYNVQEIYPDIAVRLGALRNKRLIGFLERLEKFVYRKGEKIAVIAPRMRQRLLEKGVPSDKVEVVPNFVDIGDLSPMSKDNDFSRRHGIQGNFVVSYAGNMGPAQGLEGFIDSAGLLRNETGIHFLMMGDGSLRESLKKRVEKLGLDNFTFLPYQPYSTMPQIYAASDICLVPQTAQTGCDAIPSKVYRIMACARPVLAITDPDSDLVHLVKEAACGESVSPESASDLADVIYKAYREQDRWRDMGQAGRAHVVEHYSRPAVTRQYHDLIQSVIHG, from the coding sequence TTGGCAAATGTAGTAATCCTTTCCCTGATATTTCCGCCAGATAGTGTGTCGACCGCCCAGATCATGGGCGAACTTGGTGTGGATCTGCAGGCGAAAGGCCACAAGGTAACCGTACTGACGACAATCCCCCATTTCAATCGGGATCCTGAGGCTGAATTGCGGCAACCGATCCGGAATTATTGGGGCCCGGTTCTTCGAAGGAGCGACTTCCATGGAATTTCCGTCTACCATGCCTTCATTCCCAGAAAGGGGAAAAGCATACTCCTTCGTCTTTTGGGATGGACCGGGTTCCACCTGATCAGCACGATTGCCGGAATGACCACGATTTCCCGGCCCGACGTTATCATCGCCCCGTCGCCTCCCCTCACGGTTGGACTGTCCGCCTGGATTCTCGGGAAATTCCATGGAGCTCCCTTTATTTACAATGTGCAGGAGATTTATCCCGACATCGCGGTTCGGTTGGGTGCGCTTCGGAACAAGCGGTTGATCGGTTTCCTGGAGCGCCTTGAAAAATTCGTCTATCGGAAAGGGGAAAAAATCGCCGTCATCGCGCCTCGAATGCGGCAGCGTTTATTGGAAAAAGGAGTTCCTTCCGACAAGGTGGAGGTTGTGCCGAACTTTGTCGATATCGGGGATTTGTCCCCCATGTCCAAAGACAATGATTTCAGTCGTCGGCATGGGATTCAGGGGAATTTTGTCGTCAGTTATGCAGGGAATATGGGGCCGGCTCAAGGGCTTGAGGGTTTCATCGATTCTGCAGGTTTATTGCGGAATGAAACGGGCATTCATTTCCTGATGATGGGAGACGGCAGCCTGAGGGAATCGCTCAAAAAACGTGTTGAAAAACTGGGGCTCGACAATTTCACCTTCTTGCCATACCAGCCGTATTCGACGATGCCGCAGATTTACGCCGCATCGGATATCTGCCTGGTTCCTCAGACGGCCCAGACCGGCTGCGATGCCATCCCTTCCAAGGTGTATCGAATCATGGCTTGTGCGCGGCCCGTATTGGCCATCACAGATCCCGATTCGGACCTGGTGCATTTGGTCAAAGAGGCAGCTTGTGGGGAATCGGTATCTCCGGAGAGCGCGTCGGATCTGGCCGACGTCATTTACAAAGCCTACCGGGAGCAGGATCGGTGGAGAGACATGGGCCAGGCAGGGCGTGCCCATGTCGTCGAACATTATTCACGCCCCGCGGTAACCCGCCAATACCACGACCTTATCCAAAGTGTGATCCATGGGTGA
- a CDS encoding NAD-dependent epimerase/dehydratase family protein — MKSVLITGAAGFIGRNLVAALKRRDDVRLILFDVDTAPDVLDSGLAESDFIYHLAGVNRPKDEGEFMTGNAGLTERMLARLKELGRTPIFVLSSSTQAEIDNPYGRSKKAAEDAVLQYNIKTGAPVCVYRLPGVFGKGSRPNYNTVVATFCHNIARGQQITVNDPNRELELVYIDDVISAFLRHLDGVPDPARKRYVVDRTFRVTLGELAERIRRLHAIRETLTVPDLGDDLMKCLHATYLSFLPEDGFAYPVKLNTDNRGWLFELIKSEHFGQIFVSRTLPGITRGNHYHDTKVEKFCVIRGQGVIRFRRIDSDRILEYPVDDRTIKVVDIPPGYTHSIENTGEGEMICLFWANRIFDPGRPDTYFTPVLKQG, encoded by the coding sequence ATGAAATCGGTTTTGATCACCGGCGCGGCCGGGTTCATCGGCAGGAACTTGGTTGCCGCGCTGAAGCGCCGCGACGATGTGCGGCTGATCTTGTTCGACGTCGATACCGCCCCGGATGTCCTCGACTCCGGCCTCGCCGAATCCGATTTCATCTATCACCTGGCCGGGGTCAACCGGCCCAAGGACGAGGGCGAATTCATGACCGGCAATGCCGGCCTGACCGAACGGATGCTGGCGCGTCTCAAGGAACTGGGGCGCACTCCGATCTTCGTCCTGTCCTCCTCGACCCAGGCCGAGATCGACAATCCCTACGGACGGAGCAAGAAGGCCGCCGAGGACGCGGTGTTGCAGTACAACATCAAGACCGGTGCGCCGGTCTGCGTCTACCGTTTACCTGGGGTTTTCGGCAAGGGATCCCGCCCCAATTACAACACCGTGGTCGCAACTTTCTGCCACAATATCGCCCGCGGCCAACAGATCACCGTCAACGACCCGAACCGGGAATTGGAGCTGGTATATATCGACGATGTGATTTCCGCCTTCCTTCGGCATCTCGATGGCGTCCCCGATCCCGCCCGAAAGCGCTATGTTGTTGACCGGACCTTTCGTGTCACCCTGGGCGAACTGGCCGAGCGGATTCGCCGCCTGCACGCCATCCGCGAGACGCTGACGGTCCCCGACTTGGGCGACGATCTCATGAAGTGCCTTCATGCGACCTACCTGTCGTTCCTGCCCGAAGACGGCTTCGCTTACCCGGTCAAGCTCAACACCGACAACCGCGGCTGGCTCTTCGAACTGATCAAGTCCGAGCACTTCGGCCAGATCTTCGTCTCCAGGACCCTCCCCGGCATCACCCGCGGAAATCACTACCACGACACGAAGGTGGAGAAATTCTGCGTCATCCGGGGGCAAGGGGTGATCCGGTTCCGGCGGATCGATTCCGACCGGATCCTCGAGTACCCCGTGGACGATCGGACAATCAAGGTGGTGGATATTCCCCCCGGGTACACGCACTCGATCGAGAACACCGGAGAAGGGGAGATGATCTGCCTGTTCTGGGCCAACCGGATCTTCGACCCCGGGAGACCGGACACATACTTCACCCCTGTCCTCAAACAGGGATGA
- a CDS encoding nucleoside-diphosphate sugar epimerase/dehydratase: MFKGKTLLITGGTGSFGNAVLRRFLDTEIKEIRVFSRDEKKQEDMRITLSNPKVKFYIGNVRDYDSLLYAMEGVDYVFQAAALKQVPSCEFYPLEAVKTNVLGTENVLNAAVAKGVERVIALSTDKAVYPINAMGFSKAMMEKILVAKSRFVDPGKTTLCCTRYGNVMASRGSVIPLFIKQIKEGKPLTVTDPNMTRFLMSLDDAVDLVLYAYQHGRQGDTFVQKAPASTIGDLAQALVELFDAVNEIKVIGTRHGEKLYETLLTREEMAHAEDLGGYYRIPADNRDLNYNKFFVEGEQGHSLAEDYNSLNTERLDISQIKEKLLGLELVRNELAEWQGQ; this comes from the coding sequence ATGTTCAAAGGTAAAACCTTGCTCATCACCGGCGGCACCGGCTCCTTCGGGAATGCCGTCCTGCGCCGCTTCCTCGATACGGAGATCAAGGAAATCCGTGTCTTCAGCCGCGACGAAAAGAAGCAGGAAGACATGCGGATCACCCTGTCGAATCCCAAGGTAAAGTTCTACATCGGCAACGTCCGCGACTACGACAGCCTTCTTTACGCCATGGAAGGCGTCGACTACGTCTTCCAGGCCGCCGCCCTGAAGCAAGTTCCTTCCTGTGAGTTTTACCCGTTGGAAGCTGTCAAGACCAACGTCCTCGGCACCGAAAACGTCCTCAACGCTGCCGTCGCCAAAGGAGTCGAACGGGTCATCGCGTTAAGCACGGACAAGGCCGTCTACCCGATCAATGCCATGGGTTTCTCCAAGGCCATGATGGAAAAAATTCTGGTCGCCAAATCCCGCTTCGTCGATCCGGGCAAGACCACCCTCTGCTGCACCCGCTACGGCAACGTCATGGCCTCTCGCGGTTCGGTCATCCCCCTGTTCATCAAGCAGATCAAGGAAGGGAAACCGCTGACCGTCACCGATCCCAACATGACCCGGTTTCTGATGTCCCTGGACGATGCCGTCGACTTGGTGCTATATGCCTACCAGCATGGCCGGCAGGGCGACACCTTCGTACAGAAGGCCCCGGCCTCGACCATCGGCGACCTGGCCCAGGCGTTGGTGGAACTGTTCGATGCCGTTAACGAGATCAAGGTCATCGGCACCCGCCACGGCGAAAAGCTCTACGAGACCTTGCTGACCCGTGAGGAAATGGCCCACGCCGAAGATCTGGGCGGCTACTACAGGATCCCCGCCGATAATCGCGACCTGAACTACAACAAGTTTTTCGTCGAAGGGGAACAAGGCCATTCCCTGGCCGAGGACTACAACTCGCTCAATACTGAGCGTCTCGACATTTCCCAGATCAAGGAAAAGCTGCTCGGCCTGGAATTGGTCCGAAACGAACTGGCGGAGTGGCAGGGCCAATGA
- a CDS encoding N-acetyl sugar amidotransferase, with product MRERKYNICTNCIMDTSDPNITFDDRGWCDYCRNYYDNIQPNWHPNEEGEKLLAPLIDKIKREGKGRDHDCLIGLSGGVDSSYVTYLAKEKFGLRPMLFHVDAGWNSQEAVNNIEKLVDGLGLDLYTEVIDWPEMKDLQLAFFKAQVSHIDTPQDHVFFAGLYNFAAKHGHKYILTGANYSTECVREPLEWHYHASDLRQVKDIHRRFGTRPLKKFPTADIFKYKIYYRFVKGVRVVKPLNYVPYIKEKAMQELAERFGWQTYAYKHYESRFTRFYEGYWLPKKFGYDKHRAHFSSLILTRQMTREEALARIAQPAYDENTIAQDFEYIAKKLDLTVSELQEIMNGENKSYRDYKNSMNLISLGTKIMRIAGIQRAIIR from the coding sequence ATGCGTGAACGAAAATACAACATCTGTACGAACTGCATCATGGACACGTCTGATCCAAATATAACATTTGATGATCGTGGTTGGTGCGACTATTGTAGAAATTACTACGATAATATTCAACCAAACTGGCATCCAAATGAAGAGGGCGAAAAACTGCTTGCCCCCTTGATCGATAAAATCAAAAGGGAGGGAAAAGGCCGCGATCACGATTGCCTGATCGGGCTGAGCGGCGGGGTCGACAGCTCGTATGTGACATATCTTGCCAAGGAAAAATTTGGTCTACGACCCATGCTTTTTCATGTCGATGCCGGATGGAATTCACAGGAAGCTGTAAATAATATAGAGAAATTGGTAGATGGTCTCGGTCTCGATCTCTACACGGAGGTTATCGATTGGCCGGAAATGAAGGATTTGCAATTAGCTTTTTTTAAAGCTCAGGTTTCGCACATTGATACACCACAGGATCATGTATTCTTTGCAGGCCTGTATAACTTTGCGGCGAAACATGGGCACAAATATATATTGACTGGTGCGAACTATTCTACGGAATGTGTTCGTGAACCACTTGAATGGCATTATCATGCCTCTGATTTGCGACAGGTAAAAGATATTCATCGTCGATTCGGCACGCGACCTTTAAAGAAATTTCCGACTGCGGATATCTTCAAGTATAAAATATATTACCGGTTCGTAAAAGGTGTAAGGGTAGTAAAACCTCTGAATTACGTTCCCTACATTAAAGAAAAAGCCATGCAGGAATTGGCAGAGCGCTTCGGTTGGCAGACCTATGCTTACAAGCATTATGAATCGCGTTTTACAAGATTTTATGAAGGGTATTGGCTTCCGAAGAAGTTTGGCTACGATAAGCACCGTGCCCACTTTTCCAGTCTCATTCTGACCAGGCAAATGACGAGGGAGGAGGCACTTGCGCGGATCGCACAGCCGGCATATGACGAAAACACGATAGCTCAAGATTTCGAATATATTGCTAAAAAATTGGATTTAACCGTTTCCGAATTGCAGGAAATAATGAATGGTGAAAATAAGAGTTATCGGGATTACAAGAACAGCATGAATCTGATCAGCCTTGGAACGAAAATAATGCGAATTGCCGGCATACAAAGAGCAATTATTCGATGA
- a CDS encoding CatB-related O-acetyltransferase: MMISYLWAKLFKKIRGSAVINSKIDKTSKIEAGCSIVNSTFDRYSFCGYDCTIVNCEVGAFCSIANDVKIGGARHPMEWVSMSPVFYAGRDSIKKKYSTHERGDDIKTVIGNDVWIGENALIKAGVCIGDGAVIGMGSVVTNNVAPYSIVAGCPAKFIRKRFDDLTIDKLLEIKWWKFDENQLHKYAKFVTSPEIFIGEVERE, encoded by the coding sequence ATGATGATATCATATCTTTGGGCGAAACTGTTCAAGAAGATCCGGGGCAGTGCGGTGATAAATAGCAAAATAGATAAAACTTCTAAAATTGAAGCAGGCTGTAGCATTGTGAATTCAACGTTTGATAGATATTCGTTTTGCGGTTATGACTGCACGATTGTCAATTGCGAAGTAGGTGCATTTTGTTCGATAGCAAACGATGTAAAAATAGGCGGGGCGAGACATCCCATGGAATGGGTGTCGATGTCGCCGGTGTTTTATGCAGGTAGGGACAGTATAAAAAAGAAATATTCTACTCATGAGCGGGGCGATGATATAAAGACAGTTATCGGAAATGATGTGTGGATAGGGGAAAATGCTTTGATAAAGGCAGGGGTTTGTATTGGGGACGGTGCGGTTATAGGTATGGGCAGCGTGGTGACTAACAATGTAGCTCCGTACTCCATAGTCGCTGGATGTCCTGCAAAATTCATCAGAAAAAGATTTGACGATCTTACCATAGATAAGTTACTGGAAATAAAGTGGTGGAAATTTGATGAGAATCAGTTGCACAAATACGCAAAATTCGTCACCTCTCCGGAAATATTTATTGGTGAAGTGGAACGGGAATGA
- a CDS encoding NAD-dependent epimerase/dehydratase family protein yields the protein MGEREGARQEASNGRIVITGASGFIGSHMVPALVAEDFEIVSILEPGVGNPFVGTRTFSADICMDRGLSEALTGAKVVVHLAARNHVLKETAKDPLSEYRRVNVEGTRNVVRAARKQGVGLFVHLSSIKAMGEGNGDILDETTPCLPSTPYGISKLESEEVVRAEADGAGMAVVIFRLPMVYGPGNQGNLPRMIRWADRGLPFPLVQPDNLRSMVYVGNVVAAVKAVLKGHHPDGAAPRTYIIKDDADCSTRMIYSSICHAMGKAPRFLPLPSALGRVAGAISEDFRKITSSFRVSSAKIREEIGFVPPVAGEEGIARTVRWYKRLVR from the coding sequence ATGGGTGAGAGGGAAGGGGCAAGGCAAGAAGCCTCCAACGGGCGAATCGTCATCACGGGTGCCTCCGGTTTTATCGGTTCTCACATGGTTCCCGCGTTAGTCGCGGAGGATTTTGAAATCGTTTCCATCCTGGAACCTGGAGTGGGAAACCCCTTTGTCGGAACCCGGACATTCTCTGCGGATATTTGTATGGATCGGGGATTATCGGAAGCCCTCACCGGGGCAAAGGTGGTTGTCCACCTTGCGGCGCGTAACCACGTCCTGAAGGAAACGGCAAAAGATCCACTTTCGGAATATCGTCGAGTCAATGTGGAAGGGACACGCAATGTGGTTCGGGCTGCGAGGAAACAAGGGGTTGGCCTGTTCGTCCATTTAAGCTCGATAAAGGCAATGGGGGAAGGAAACGGGGATATTCTCGATGAAACAACTCCGTGCCTGCCTTCTACACCGTATGGCATCAGCAAGCTGGAATCGGAAGAGGTAGTCCGGGCTGAGGCGGATGGGGCAGGGATGGCCGTGGTGATATTTCGGTTACCGATGGTCTACGGCCCGGGGAATCAGGGGAACCTTCCCAGGATGATCCGGTGGGCGGACCGCGGGCTGCCGTTTCCCCTGGTCCAGCCGGACAATCTTCGAAGCATGGTGTACGTCGGGAACGTGGTGGCGGCGGTGAAGGCGGTGTTGAAGGGCCACCACCCGGATGGCGCGGCGCCAAGGACCTATATCATCAAGGATGATGCGGATTGTTCCACGCGCATGATCTACTCCTCGATCTGTCATGCAATGGGAAAGGCTCCACGCTTTCTACCGCTGCCATCGGCGCTGGGCCGGGTCGCGGGGGCGATCTCCGAGGATTTCCGGAAGATCACCTCTTCGTTCCGCGTGAGTTCCGCGAAGATCCGCGAAGAGATCGGGTTCGTCCCGCCGGTTGCCGGGGAAGAGGGGATCGCAAGGACGGTGCGGTGGTACAAGCGCTTGGTCCGGTAA